The Litoribacterium kuwaitense genome contains a region encoding:
- the rplI gene encoding 50S ribosomal protein L9 produces MKVIFTQDVKGKGKKGEMKNVSDGYARNFLLKNNYAVEATEGNLKALQQQKKKVAKQEEEELQEAKALKETIENLTVRLTTKAGEAGRLFGSITNKQIADELKKNHDIKIDKRKIELDQPIRTLGHTKVPVKLHPDVSATLDVHVQEA; encoded by the coding sequence ATGAAAGTGATCTTCACACAAGATGTAAAAGGAAAAGGGAAAAAGGGCGAGATGAAAAATGTCTCTGATGGATATGCTCGGAACTTTCTTTTAAAAAACAATTACGCAGTTGAAGCGACTGAAGGAAACTTAAAGGCGCTCCAGCAGCAGAAGAAAAAAGTCGCCAAGCAGGAAGAAGAAGAATTACAGGAAGCAAAGGCGCTCAAAGAAACGATTGAAAATCTGACGGTCCGCTTAACGACGAAAGCAGGCGAAGCCGGTCGATTGTTTGGCTCGATCACCAATAAGCAGATTGCTGATGAGCTGAAAAAGAATCATGACATTAAAATTGATAAGCGTAAAATTGAACTAGATCAGCCCATTCGTACGTTAGGACATACGAAAGTTCCTGTTAAATTGCACCCTGATGTATCTGCAACTTTAGACGTCCACGTACAAGAA